GGATTAGTATTTTTGTCAAAAAGCCTGTTAGTAAATCTAATATTTAATGGAAACTAAAACGGAGATAATTTTCTAATCCCGCTGGTATTTGAATGTAACACAGAGTTGAGACAATAACGCACATCTTTGGTTTAGTAAATTTTTATTGAGTGAACAGAAAATTCAAGGCAACCTTGAGGTGAACATGCCTCTGATCATACTCTAATGaaagtgtttatttacatttatatctGAAAATAGACCATTTAATAATTTGAAATAAGACTTTTTATGCAACttgtataaatatatttttacatgacATTACGTATTATTGTAAAATGCATTGCTATAGATTTAACTAAGCACAATTTGTTGAATCCAACACCAGACATCTTGTATAATATCAGTTTATAATGAATTGTTTGCCCACATCTCAGTGTCATTCTGTACACAATTATAAGGAAAAGGGTGACAGATTATGACAATGTTTCTGTGCTAAGCGCTGTGCATGATTTTGAGCTGCAGTAATATATACCgcctcattttaaaaacataaaaacaactgtgTCAATGCTCTTAAAATAAATCCAGAGTTTAGTGTTGTGATGCTTTGGCACATTTTCTACATCAGTCTGCAGTCAGGTGGGGCTGTGCTAAAGATGAACCTCATGTAGGGAGGCAGGTGTGAGCAGATGTTAAGTGTTCGGCAGGTCGATGAACTGTGCGTCTGCTCAGCCAATCATCTTTGTGTAAGTTCACTGCAGTAGACCAGCTTGCGGTCTGATAAGCTTCCAAAGTAAAATTAATCCATAATCTGACATTTGTCTCAGGCCTCCACAGCTTCTCCCCAGTTCAGTTTCAGGCCTGTGTGGCTGTCCTCATTTGCCCTTAGGTTTCTCCATGGTGGACCGCAGTGGAAGAGTGCCCTCTGCCCACGAGTCAGGGTACTGCATCATCTTCTGCCACAGACTGACTTCCTCTCCGACAGAGTCCAtttccacttcctctttccCTGTTTTTACCATCCCTGCAGGGGTGAGGGTGACACAGTGAATGGGAAATTAGTGCAGTCTTTTACTATCAATTGCCAATTTCTGTTACACAGAGCAGGTAAAGACTATGGAAGCCTTGTAGATTATTGAGCAATTATCCCAAACTGAACACGTCTGTCACACAAAGGCAATTATGCTTTGACAATTAAACCGTTTAAACTAGGAATGTCTAGATATAGTAATACTTATAGCAACTTTATCGAGTGGATACTATTAACACTATTACTATATCTTAGCCCTCTTAGCTAACACTtataaagccttgaaagtgccaCCAGTGTGTCAGTTATTGTGATTATGTTACTTATGCTAGTTCTGATGAGCACAGGAAGTATCACTCATCATGGTTTCCCCAGTAACCTCCCAGGAAACCTTAATAAACCAGCAGGGCATTAGGCCTAACAAGGTCTCACAAAATAGCAGTTGTGTCAATAACACGCAAAGCATCTCACGCAAAACTACATCTCACATCTAGGAAGTGAAACCCagatggaaaaagagaaaatatcagGGTTTATTGACTTATTTTACCTGTTCCAGAGCTGAGACGGACTCCTCCCAGGAACTCATTGCTCACCATGGCCTCTCTGTCCCACACGGTCAGCTCCAGACACATCCCCGTCAGCTGCTCCAGAGCCAGCTCCTTGTACACAAACGTGTGGTCGTAGTGGGGATTCAGGTTCTTCTTCACCACCGGAGTCTTCCTTTTTGTGGTCTTTGCCTTAGTTGGGAACAAGTACCTGCAGAGGCACAAACGCAGAGTTAGTTTACAAAAGACAAACAGTCGTATGAAAACGGAGTGAGTCGACAGATTATCACTGACCCTTTTACAAAGCTGTCTGATGTTCCTCCTGATTTCATTGCCATTAAATTCTTTGCCTCTTTAATTAGGACGTGCAGTTCTCCTCCCTCCCCACTCACTGCCTTTTTCCCTGACAAGGAGAAGACAAGACACATTTAGAAAATTAAGCCAAAGtataacaaacacagccagagctggaaagcagagggagagtgagagtcTTGCCTTTGGTTTTCTCAGTTGTTGGTTTTTTAGGTGTGACATACTTCAAGGAGATCACCAACTCTCCTTTGTACTGAGCGAAAGCTGAAGCTGGCACAGCAGAGGCTGCCTGTTGAAGAAGAGTACATCagtcaggaaacacaacaaacccaaacaacaacacagcaaacacTTCATCCCCACTGACATTCAGGCCTCTACACTAAAACCTGACATATACTGGATGTTGATATTTgagtgtgaaaataaacatatacacacatattctACTATATGTTAAAAAGGTTCATATGATTTTGGTTATTAGACTTCAAAAAAAGGGTTGTGCAGTGGCAGGATAATTCTAGATTAACCTTTCACCTGCATTTGCATCTGATACGTCCCTTAAAATCCAGACATTCAGACAGaagagaaataaatcaaatttttGTCTACCTTTGGCATGAGAGCCACCGTGTCCATGTGTGTGGAGTCGAGGTCTCGGGAGTCCAGGGGGATCTCCACCTCTCCCAGGAAGGCGTTGCGGCTGAGGCGACCGTGGTGCCATACTGATATCAACATGGAGCGGGTGAACAGCTGAGAGCGGCTGATGGAGTACTGTTAgtggaagatgaggaggaggagaggacgggATCAAAGGCCTGTCTCAATGCCGACACGGCGATGGAGAAGTCTTATATTAATGTTAATGCTCTGGCTCCTGAGAGAGGTTTTCAAAAATCATCAAAGCAGAAGATGGATTCAGATTTTATTGGAACTTGCGTCTGAAACCTTCTAAATAATTACCTTCTTCTTAACCTTTAAAGAGCAAATACAAACCCACAGAGCATTCATTTGTCATTAATTGATTCTACCGGCTAATTTCCTTTGCAGCGTTTTGGTGTGTCACTGTACTTAAGTTACACTGGAGGCTGGGAGCAAAATCAATATTTGACAACAGCTATTCTAATCTGCAGTGTCAATATCAATCTTAAGGTCTCCGTAGGTGCGGCCATTATTTACAGCAGGCATGGCACAAGGTCACTAATCAGGGAGTGTCATTAAGTCAACAGGATAAGGTCGACAGTTGTGGTTCGGCGAGAAAAGCTGCCAGTTATAAACCGTCACCTTCAGTGCTTCGCTGTAGACGGGGTTGAGTGTGTTCCTCTTGATGCTGGTCTTCCTTTTGCTCTGGCGGGATTTGTCAGGGAGTAGATAACATTTGACGTAACTGAAACATAAGAACAGAAAGATTATGTCAAAAGATGTTACTCCCAGGCGAGGCTACTGGTCTTTGGCTGTATTTCCTGACtaaatgctttcaaaaatatgTGTTGACATTCAGCTTCCTGTGAAGCTCAAGTAATCACCTCTGGGATGTGATTACGAAGACTTTGTAAACACAGCAACCTCTTATCTGCACCGATCAAAGCTGTGTTAACAGCGCtgagggctgtgtgtgtgcaggacaaAAACGTGTCTATTTCAGGGCCACGATTTGAACCCACGTTTGCACTAACTGGGTttcaaatgatgtttttttttttctagtggAGCTTCATTACAGCTCTGCTAGTTTTTGATATTTACGGGTTGGAAAGCTGCCGTGAAGTGTCGCCGCAGGCCAGCCCGTGGCACTCCTTGATGAAGACCTGGAGGCTCTGGGTGTGTTCGTCGTAGGTCATAGAGAAGACGACGTCTCCGCTCACCTCCACGCTGTCAAAGTCTCCTGCTTCACTGTAGATGCTCATCAGGCTGCCCAGTGTGCTCTGGAGAAACATACACACGCCTGATCATTTACTATTTGTTTCAATAATAGCAAATATTGACATTTAGATAATATCTGGACAGATGTTCTCTAAAATAAAGTGCTTCAGGGACAAAATAAATTGGAAGAGATCAGGatctttgtttctttatccATAGTGACAGCATGAAAAGTCACTGTGCTCTCTCCCCTGAGGTTCTGGTAACTAtagaaacattttgtcagacTTCACACATTAGCCTCACACTTCCTAACTCGCTGGAGGATATCCTGAGGTTATAGATGCTCGTTGAGATTATCCAGCATCAGTTCCGTTCTGAGAGACAATAATGAGCTGCTCTTCAAAGAGCCTTTAGAGGACTGATGCGAGCTACGAGACTCGTCAATACTTTACCTTTGAGCCTCGCAGGCTGGAGGAGCTCGAAGCCATTGTCCTTTTATGAAGGCAAACCAAGCTGTCGATATCTTCGTCCTCCTCTCCGTCTTCCTGCTGcatcaaaataaatattgagaATGTTGATTGTAGAAATACTGTCTGGTTTGCCAGAGATGGATCTCTTTGTGTAATTAATTGATAATGTGATTGGTAAAATCTACccttcaacaacaacagtcatgGCCTTGAACGTCTGTACCCATAACTAGCCGATACCATTATAGTCAGTGCTTTAATAAGAGAGCGTGTTGGAGTTTTCTTGTACCTTTTGTATCCAAACAGCACCTAACAAACTTAATTTGAGTCCAGGAAGCGCTCCTACCCTCAGattttttgatttattcatttatgaaaaatgtatgtcaactcactttattattttattgtttcattattttccatttgtttcACCTGGTATGTTATTATCTGGGTTGTGTCattgcctctgattggctgttgctACTATATAGGAGAGGCCTGATGAAGTCCTAGTTGTTGAAACATGTTGCCTTTTAAATGATTATCCTTTTCATTATTTAGCCACTA
This window of the Pagrus major chromosome 18, Pma_NU_1.0 genome carries:
- the sytl4 gene encoding synaptotagmin-like protein 4, encoding MPQAADMINLGFLSEAEQELILEVLRRDEDLRQAEEHRVRKLKTDLLEVKRKGAKRGSGRYSQRSCGRCLEPLSRLTLFTSQCKMCNHYVCRKCKTILPNGSWLCSVCAKETDLKKMTGDWFFDQRVNRFSTMSGHDLVRVSLKKKPLLNRRETTGEILLRSTEIHPDPPIPVPRARQKNLPSNKNGPSSENSGSIASRESFESKEDVWSKPTRSDTESAENASITSAKTGTESGRATPEQPRKGNHSALSSQAGSSVSSMTIPVKADIESVDGGKPDANNTAEVKPVNPSPDLDVERLFKKSIKRDPRPTEYVSTLDLRDGPDTSEGSMGNRSKSVPGLDVQQEDGEEDEDIDSLVCLHKRTMASSSSSLRGSKSTLGSLMSIYSEAGDFDSVEVSGDVVFSMTYDEHTQSLQVFIKECHGLACGDTSRQLSNPYVKCYLLPDKSRQSKRKTSIKRNTLNPVYSEALKYSISRSQLFTRSMLISVWHHGRLSRNAFLGEVEIPLDSRDLDSTHMDTVALMPKAASAVPASAFAQYKGELVISLKYVTPKKPTTEKTKGKKAVSGEGGELHVLIKEAKNLMAMKSGGTSDSFVKGYLFPTKAKTTKRKTPVVKKNLNPHYDHTFVYKELALEQLTGMCLELTVWDREAMVSNEFLGGVRLSSGTGMVKTGKEEVEMDSVGEEVSLWQKMMQYPDSWAEGTLPLRSTMEKPKGK